The stretch of DNA aacaacGAAGTATTGGAGCAAAAcaggatatgttttataatttagattcttcaaattaggcacctcttgcttaaattacagctttgcacatcttggctgaattttttTCACTCAGCTTTGTGAGGTAGAGTcgcctggaatggctttcagttaacagctgtgctgaacttaacaCGAGTTAATGCCCTCTTAATTTATCCATTAGTTAAATTGTAAAATTGAAACGAGGTAGAGTTATACAgagaatagccctatttgagtaatgttttaatccatattatggcaagaactactcaacaccACTGATGATGTGTCCAAGTCGGTGCATCAGACAATGTTTCGTTGACTGAAAGTAGCCTTGAGTGCAGTTAGAAAGACTGTATAAaacgatatgatgaaactggctctcatcaggaccaccccaggaaaggaagagcaaggatatattcatcagagttaccagcctcagaaacggcAAGTTAACAGGACCACAGACAAGCCTGAATGCTACACAGTGTTTTAGTTTGTTTCACAATTTTaagctactacatgattccttatgtgttccttcatagtctggatgacttcagtattcatttacagtgttggTAAAATACAATAAgactgtgtgtccaaacttctgacttgTACTGTATTTTAGTCAATAATTCCGTTTGTAAAGTAATTATTTAGCTGGTTAACGAGCTGTATAACAAATATACTTATCTAgttaataaatagatagatagaaacacaGTGCTTTAACCATTGAGCCACAAAGCACCAACAGTAGTCTTATTTTTTACCAATTAGGCTTCACATTGTACTGAAAATTTGGGCTCTGTTCTCTACCGTGGTTTTGCTCTTCCTGCTAACTAATGTATTATCCACTAGCTCATACACTGTCCACAAAAGTGCTTGACACAATACCCTGATATGCCAAATGTCACATGATATGTGACAAATATAGTgcctcatgacttttgccatgacctATACAAGCTAAAAACACTGCATGGACTAGTAGGATATGCCTTTCTTTTCACAAAAACAAGCCCACAAGCCAGACATGATAATTGCCTTTGACTGTGCTGTCCACGGTgggaggtaatgccttctatgttgTATTTCTGGTACACATGTGGAATGAGGAATTTTGGATTAAGGAATGTTGGATTGTGGAAAGCTACATTCTCCAACGActtgctatgagcacactggcTAGTGTTTAGCCTAACTCACAACTTATTACTATAGGTGTAGCTGTTCCCAAGCAGTACTTGATATAATGCTAGATCCGTTTACAGACTTTTGCCATATCTGTGTATAATAGGTTGCATTGTTCTGTTGCTAGTAGGACTACCACAGAGTACCcattatttggatggtggatcattctcagtactgcagtgctACAGTGACATGATGTTGGCACACTGACATCCCACCACCATGCCAGAGtcactgcagtgttgagaatgagaacaagagaagaaaagaatgaaacaaatgtactgtaataattaatgtaattatagaactataaagtgctcCAATATGCTCAATGCAAGTAATTAAATGGACAGGGAGTGTAAATGTAATGGCTGATCTGAAAATTTGGATTCATCAAGTGGTTGTCAATGCAGAAGTCTAATGATTTGAATGATTTTTTGTTtaacacaacatacacaacaTACTAGATTAGGCTGTTTTGTTTAAAAAGCAGCACCAGACCGTATACACTTGATTCCTCTTTCCACAGACCTCTGCTTTGTTCGTGCCTCGTGTGGCAAGTGGTAGTGCCTGCTGTGAAAAGGCTAAAAATAGCAAGTGTCTCAGCATCTCTGTCACATTGGCTCATCTGTTAGCGGAGGTCAGAACACTGCTACTCTGGGTCTAATATAACCAATCATTCCAGGCCTAGCAAATCTGTCTGAGAACTGTTGTCGAATTGCGTTAATGCACCGACAGCATCTATTGCCAAGATGTAATTTGGCTGCTGCCTTCAGCAGTTGGCACCGGCATTCTTTCATCAGTGTCAGCTTTTTGAGGTCAGAAACCTCAGTGTTTGAGATTTACTTTGATCTGGCACTTGTTTCACTTGTGTCCTCTCCTGCCGAGTCTTCTGGAGTCACTGTTCTCAGACAGGAATACAGCCATTCATGAGTTGCAGAAAAATAAATCCTAAGCTGTAGAGCCCATCCCATATCCATTAATCCACATCCCTGGTTTCTCATGCTCACCCCAGAGATGCTGAGTGTGCCGCACTGGCATTGGTCAGAAGTGATGTAATGCCCTCTAAATAATGCATGGCCTTAAGAAAGTGAAAGACTCTGAGTCAGAGAGCAAAAGACACGGGAAATCGATGTCAGTGTGGGAGAGGGGCAAACTGAGGAGAGACAAGGCAGTAGGGAGGATTACATGTGAAGAAATGGCAACCCATATTGCTAAGAGGAGAAAACGGAAAGACTGACTGATGGTCAGGCTAGAAAGTGCAAGGAGAAAGTCTGATTCTGCATCCACACCCAGCTCAGGTAAAGTGTCCATCCTATTAAAAATTCCTGTCTAGTGTTAGGTTATTACCTGTTGATGGACGTCAAGCTTCCCATATCTGGGgttagtcatgttttttttttaacagtaatgtTAACAATTAGTATtctaatattttactatataaaaCAATATGAAATTGACTGGCAATTCTAACATGGTCTTTTCTATTTGTCTTAATGCAGGATGTTGATGCCTGGGGGGACAATTGTTCCTTGTGCCATGTTCAATTTGCTTTCATTCTGGAGTTTCTGCCGCCTGACCTAAGTGACTTGATTTTCTTGACACCCAGGAATCTCTAAAAGTGCGGCAACACCTAGGCTAAACCATGCCATGACTACTTTTGAAGACTGCCAGACCATTTTTAGCCCTCCAGCTTTTCTTAACTTAGCACCGAGAGTTATGGTTGGCCCAGCAGTCTATGCCTGTTCAGTTGCCTGGTTAACGGCGTTGTCTTAAAGAGCTCTTGTTTATCCTGGAAGGGATTCGAGCCTTCGAGGAGTTTCAGTATTGCCAAGCTTCCTCTTGGCCTCAGACAGCAGATGTTCTATCTGTGTTGTCTTGAGGCCTTTGGATCCCCTCCTTCTAAGACTCACGCACACCAGCTAGTCGCCTACATACTCTGCCCTTTCACCTCCGCTCTGCTGCGAAAGCTGTGGAGGTGATGGAGGGCTTGGAGGTGGAAGACATCAGTCCGGCCCTGGAGGTAACGGAGGACTACTTGCACTGTCTGGATGCCAGTCAAGAAGATGGGCAACTACGGCCTGCCAAGTTGAAGGAGGTTTCAACTCTAGACAAGTTGAACTCCAGTGGGGTATGGGGCTTGCTTACTGGGGAACAGTCAGAGATATCACCTCGTAACATAGCTTGGGGAGAACAGACCTCCTCCTTTAGTGTACTTGGATTAAGAAATGGAAAGAGGAACCGAGCCCGCTCTACCAATGATCTGGCGGCCCACGCCAAAGAGACCAACTCCACAAGCACTTCTAGTGGGGGCTTCAAGCGGGGGCACAACAGATCACGCTCAGATGTCAACTACCGAACCTTCACGGATAACGGCGTGCCAGCTGTTGACAAGAACACACTCAAGAACATGGCACTAAACGACCAAAGGGAAGGTGAGGACATGGTGCAATTACATACTGTTTACACTTTACATATTTAGTTTATtgaagtattcttttttttagacCAACCTCTTAGCTAACATGCATGCACACAGTAACTCACTATAATGATGTATACAACCTAGTATGGTATCTGTTCTACCAATCAGACACATCCTTCATTCCTCTCTTCATACCTCTCATTATCATGACTCACCCTTGTGTTGATTGTCTTCCCACTCACACCTGCATTTTGTTATGTCTGCGGTTCTGTTTACTGTCTCTCACCTGCTGTTTGTAACAATTATTCGgctgctttctctttttatcACCAACCATAAAATTGAGGATGGAAAACTGGATGGGCCTGGGGTTGATTAGGTTTGATTAGCAGTTTTTATCGAGGCGAGTGCTTGGATATGGTGCGTgtgcgtttgtttgtttgtatccgCGTTCATTTGTTTGGGCAAGCCGCAAATCTGAATTTGAAAGAGATCCTTCACAAAGAAGGTAATAGTAGGATAATGCAATTCTGTGACAAAATGGACACAATGCTGTGAAAGAGTGAGTCCCAATTACCCCTGATATTAAGAGGATTAGCATACGACTGAAAAGGCATTAGTCAGCTCGAGGCAGGGCAGGGATGGCAGCCTGGATCACGGAGAATGCACGTTCTGAGTTCTTTCTCAGTGCTGCTGACGGTTCTAGCCACTGTTCATTAAGGTAATTGCACTGTATGGGGCGGTCCGTTGTGAATATAAGCAATGTCACCTTTCTTCAAGGTATTTCATTGGCGCAGTCCCGTGCTCACTCATTCAGATAAAATTGATTAATTGCAGCCCTCTGAGAAAAGCCACACTTGTGTTGCTCAGAGCACTTTGTTACACCTGCCTGGTAATGCTTGTCACTTTCCATTCTGAATTTGATGTAGTGAATTTGTGCCAAGGGAAAAAGAGGTAAAGAGGTAAGTAGATGTGAACGGCACGGTATAATACCCCCTCGTTCCCTAGTGactaagagagaatagagagtcAAAACCTGTGGGACATATAAAGATTTGCATTCCCTACTTTAGATTCTAATGCTGATGGATCTCTTTATTTGCCACTGGGAAGAAAAAACCTCAAAGTCCCTTAATGGGACCCACACTAAGACTCTCACTGTTATTTTTCTTAAAGAGTACAGTTAAATATATCTTGTTTGTTATAAATATCTAATTTTTATGGTACTTATGTACTGAAACAAAACCTCCCAGAAATGAAAGTCCCAAAATAAACCCTTACTGTTACCTCTTTAAGTCATCTCAGCCTGTCCTGTAAGTCACAAGTGGTCATTACTAAAGGGACACTTATGGTAAGTTTAAACATATCAAACCCTACTATGGTTGGCTTAGACACTGGCTTAATGTCCAGCTACCATGTCTCCTGTTTCAGTTTGGCCTTTACGGCCCTGGCTAAAGAACTAAAATCCCACTTACTGGTAGTCCCATTCGCTGTTATAGTAGAGAAGATTATAACCCAAAGCTGAAAACAGTGCTTTATCATTGCATCCCCTGCTCTGATTACAGCCCTCGGTGTGTGCTGCGCTGTGTGGCTTGTGCTGGTGGTTTTAACAGGAAATCAGTTTTGATTGCAGGTTGTACTACTGTGTGCCGTCAAGTCTGCTTGTTTTAGACCGAGGATCACGTCAGGCTTGTGGCGGTAGCACAATTAAAGAAAGCATTGAAGAACACAGAGAACGTCCGCTGATTATGATCTAGCAGCCCTCAAGCAAGACACAGTCTATTTGACAGGAACACAATGGAGCGTGAGCCTTCTCATTTGCATGTTTATTGGTCCTCCACTGACACAAGTTAATTAATTACTAAATGAACCCAGTATGGCGATCAATCACTGTTAATCTTGAATAAAAAATGTTGATTGACCTCAGTCTGGTTTGTTCCCGTTAAGTCCTGTTGCTCACAATGCTGGGTAGACTCGTGGGCTTGCTCACGGGGTGCGTCAGGACATGGCTCTTACTTCCTCAATGTCTCATTTTGGTGCTGCAGATCATATCTGTGTCACTTGATCTTTGTACACCTTGTGACATGCAATAGTTTGCGCACCCCTGGTCAAAATTACAGTTACTGTGAAAAGTTAAAGATGAAATGATCTCCAAAAGGCACATTCTCTTTTTATAGCCAAAAGAACACAAAAGGAAGTTTGGCACCCTGCATGGTTATTACCTAGTAGCACCCACTTTGGCAATTATTACAGCTTATAAATGCTTTTTGTAGTCAGCCAAGAGTCTTTTCTAATTCTTGTTTGAAGAATTATCATGCATTCTTACATTTCTTTGAAGCTTCTGGGCCGTCTTGGATGCACTGCTCTTTTGGGGTTTATTTACAGATTTTAAGTTCTGCCCATGAAATGTTATAGTTTAggtatttataaagcttttaaattcgCATCACCTGGCCTTTCTTAATGAGATATTTTAATGTTCAACTTGCCTTACTATTCACATTTGCTGTCATTTTGACCAGggctgcccaaactttttcatgccATTGTATAACATATTTTTACCTGGTGCAGGTTTTAAGTATGATCCCTCAAAGTTTTGTCACCTCGTGGCACTTTCAGCAGGTCTTGTTCAAGTGCCAACCAACCGCCACAGCACCGACTTGCTAATTGAGTCATGTCAGCACGCCTCGCTTCTTCTCTAGCGTGAAATTAATAGTGACCCTCTGCATGGCCATGAACCCGAGGGTTCCTTTGAagcactgaaaaagagagaagCCCCGCAGACCCCAGAAAAGGATTCCTGAAGGCCAAAACACAGCAGCCCTCCTGGCACCTGATGATGCCCCCTTAACCGACCCAAATTAGCCAAGCCCTCTGTATCCGCACCTTATCAGCCTGAGAGGGAGTGAACTGCCTATTATGTGCACTTTGGGATATGGAAGGTACAGTTTCGCCTGTTAGTTTGGAGATAAGACCTAAGAACAACATTTGAGCAATTGCTTTTAAACAGCATTCCATTTCACCTCTGTCAAGCGTGAGTGTCCGAGATTTTATAATGCCAGTACCAAACATCCACCACGATTCTTAGGCTCGAGAGGAAACCTGCCTGTGCCCTGGCCAAGGAAGTGTAGGGAAGAAGGGTGCCGTGGAGGGAGAGAGGAAAGGAGATAACGAAGAAGGAGTGTGTGAAAGAAATGAGCAGACAGAGGAAGGGCTGAAAAGGAGTGCCCCAGATTAGGGGTCGCTCTTGGCCGTTTTGTTTGCACAGTGGCCCTGCAAACAATGATGTTTCTTCCTGCTGAGGTTACATGGAATTCTTGCAAGAGAACTTTCAAAATGACTCAACGAGCTGCTATCGCATAACCAAATATCATCCTTCACCAGCCGATGTGAGCATCTGTGTTCATCACTGATAAATCACTCGTATCATATCAGAGAACAGTTTCTCAGGGACTCCAAGAGAGAGCTGCCTGTCCAAGGGAGTCATCCGAAAGTTTGGCACTTGTTTCagagctgtgttttttttcatgcttAGCTGTCAAAGTGGTCATGTTGCAGATGCACAAGGgcctttttaagacattttttacacTTCAATTTTCACATTGAAATAAATGAGTCTGAAACCAGGGCCTGTTCTGGAGTTGGTTTTGTGGGTAGGGCTCCTGttttgctggtttgttttcacacacttCTGCATGTTGAATGCAAAGCATTTAGCAGTtaactgctttttattattttgctgaaCACTCCATGTGGTCCAGAACAGAGCTTTTGGGATACATGGTATTTCACCTCCAAACAAGCAGCCTTTcctgtataaaaacattttaagggAAGTAACTTGATAAGTTACATTAGTTAAGTTACCAAAAAAACCCACACATTTTACTGGGAGTAGATAACTTCTACCACTGTAGCATAAAAGACCACAGCACAGCCCACTTGAAGCAAACCCCAGACATGATTTTAGGGATCAGTACACTGAACCACCCCTGGACTCGGACTACATGTCCATCTATTGAGAAAACGCTCCTAGTCTTTCTCCTGTTGATGTGAAACCAGTGTAATAGATGGGAATGAGCGTGGAAGGCGATGATGTGATTGTTGATAAAGAAAATTGCAGACAAAAGTAGTGCTTTGTTGGCAACATGCCTTGACCAATGGCCAGTCCATTTCCCTGAAGTTTGAAAGACAATCATACATCAGAGTTTCTACCAAGGATGCTGCCAGTAATATGATGCAGTAACTCATAAATAATTGATAATATGGAAATTGAAAAAATGGGCAACAActgataattgttttttaaattgaTTAATCTGTTGACTTGTCCAGTTAATTGAGTAACTGAATTATTAGGCTGTTCATCTTATTTTGCATAGTCTCAACGATATAGTCATGCACACTGTGTAGTGCAGTTTGTTGAAATGACCAGGAGTGAATCTGATCATGTTTAACTGATGTCTTTCTGTTTTCTCCATTCACTGGTTTTAAGGACATCACTACGACCAATATGTAATATGTTTTCTATactaactaataaaataattagtataTGTCATCAGATATTAGGGAAACATGCTAAGTTCAGGCACTGGCATTTCTCTGACAGCAGTGCTATAGCCAGCATGATGTTCTGTGATTTGTTGAGTGGAAATCTGTTTGTTTTAGCCTTTTTTCACTCTCCTGGTTTCCAGATATGGAACACAGTAGCAGGCAAACACAGCATATTTCCGCAGTGGAAGTGAGAATTGGAACAGCAGTAACAATAATGGCTACGTTACCTGCACTAAAAAGCCTTAGCATCAATCTAAAAAATTGACATTACCAGATACTAAGTAAAACATGGGTATATATTGGCAATGTGTTTAATAGATGGAGACGACTTAGATCCCAGAAGAACTaagactttatatatttttttttctctgaaccTGTAACTAAGCACTGAGCTTGAGCTAAAGTTGACCAATCATTGCTAAATAATTTAGCAAAATCCCATGTTAGCTTATAATTGACAGAATTGTAGAAAATCTGCatgtactgatatatatatatatatatatatatatatatatatatatatatatatatatatatatatatatatatatatacacacacacacgtgtgtatatatatatatatatatatatatgtatgtatatatatatatatatacacacgtgtgtatatatatatgtatgtatatatatacatatgtatcctatatatatatatatatatatatatatatatatatatatatatatatatatattatatatatatatatatatatatatatatatatatatatatatattatatatatatatatattatatatatatatatatattatatatatatatatatatatatatatatatatatattgacaaacaataaaaacattgcaaacatttacattatatttacattagcTGATTAACAGAATATGACTCGTCATATGCTTGCCATTGCAAAAGTTCTTGAGGTTGCCTTGAGTTCGCACATGTAGGTTCAGTGTTCTCAACCTGGTGACCTAGTGTGAGCTTTGCATCTGGGGAGGAGAGGGTGGGGTAGATaacttattttaatgttataaaatTGGACCGTAGCCATTTAACAAGCGTCTTGTCATTCACTacatatttagttattttaaactcatttaaaaagttGAGCAAGAAAGTACAACTgtactataaatactataaatattgTCACTTACTAAATATTGTGAACCAGTCATTACGTCACTTACAAATgcaatttaaaatgtattcttgGTCAGATATATATTCATTTGTATTTTTCTAATACTCTGTACCTTGCTCTTTGATTTCCTAGATAACAAGGAGAGTAGCCCCAGCCTTGTTAAGCAGGGCATATTGGAACAGAGGGAGGGTCCGTGGGGCCGCTGGAGTGCCTGCCACGTGGAGCTCACTCCCTGCGAACTGCGCCTCTATAGCCTGGACAACAGTGGGAACAGGCAACTGTGTGCTGCCCTCTCACTGTCGCACTGCCAGGGTGTGGGCGCACCGCACCCGCAGGATGGCCGAGTGCTGCAGGCCCTCTTCTTCAACAGCACCCGCCTGCAGCTGCGTGCCCCCTGCCAGTGGGAGGCATTGGAGTGGCGTAGGCTTCTTTGGGAGCGCGTCCTTGCCGCTCGGCCACCCCACAGTCAGGGGGAACCTCCAGCACCTTGCGAGCCAGTTCCAGACTCTGCCACCACGCGTCCCCTCGTCCGTCCCACCGCACTTCCCCTGTTCACCCAGCGCTGTGCTGATGTCCTTAAGGCAGGCCTCCTGTATCAGCTCAGTGACCTCAACAACTGGAGCGCCTTCACTTTTGTACTCAGTCGCACCCAGCTGCAGGCCTTCCCCACTGAAGGCCGAGGCCCTGTCAATGAACCAGTGCTGCAGTTCCCTCTGGCATCCTGCCTAGCTGTGCAGAGGGATGAGGCAGATGGCGGCAACTGTGCCCGCTTCCAGGTAGGGATGTAACTTGTAAGCCCATAACTTTGTGGGCTTGAGATTGTACAATGGTTTCTAGGTGCTTTtgtattcatatttattaacacTGCCCTTTCCTCCAGGCCATTTTCCCAGATCAGGTGCTTCGTCTGAGGGCAGAGAGCGAAGCaaaggcccaggactgggtggaGGCTCTGCGGACAGCTGTGGCTGCCCAGAGGCCGCAGGGAGAGAGCAGCCATCAACTAGCTCCCCCAGGAGTGCTTATGAGGAGCAAGCCGACACGAGAACGGTGGCAGAAGGAGGCCCACAGAGCTAAACGGCAGTCTGTCACTACCAGCTTCTTAAGCATCCTCACCTGCTTGGCTGTGGAGAAAGGCCTGACTGCCCAAAGCTTCAGATGTGCAGGTTAGTGGAGCATTTACAGTGCTTATCAGTTTTTCTTGGCTTGTTTGCCAGGCAACTTCAGAAGAGAGCTTTTAAATACTTGGGTTCCTGGGTCACAGTCTCACTACATGGTTTCACTAcattgtgaaaccaaaactaattgaccaaatgtatacaatatcacaaaaacacaaaccttGGTTCAGTCTCTGAGCTAGACTTTCAAAGATGtctgtgaaaatgccctaagacTAATCACAGTCAGGGGGAGTTCTCAGAAATAATGAGAAGATGATTAGAACCAGTCACAGTGAGGAGGTGGTCTTAGAACTAATGAGGTTAAGATTGGGAACAGATGCAAACTAGGGGACATCTCAAAACTAATGAGAAAAGAACTAAAGAACTGTTGGTACTCTAgagttgagactttcacactaatGAGAAAGTGATTAGGACTGATAACCATCAGGGGGATGGGCCTGATGCATTGTTTATGTTAGATCTGTACAGATGGTCCTGTTGAATGTACATTTCTcactttttaaaggagaactccaaaTTAGTGAAACTCTTCTGTCCTAAAGTTGTATAGTGCAGTCTTATCACGTTGTCCCAGCTGCTTACTTGACCTGTGAAG from Astyanax mexicanus isolate ESR-SI-001 chromosome 11, AstMex3_surface, whole genome shotgun sequence encodes:
- the plekhm3 gene encoding pleckstrin homology domain-containing family M member 3; amino-acid sequence: MEGLEVEDISPALEVTEDYLHCLDASQEDGQLRPAKLKEVSTLDKLNSSGVWGLLTGEQSEISPRNIAWGEQTSSFSVLGLRNGKRNRARSTNDLAAHAKETNSTSTSSGGFKRGHNRSRSDVNYRTFTDNGVPAVDKNTLKNMALNDQREDNKESSPSLVKQGILEQREGPWGRWSACHVELTPCELRLYSLDNSGNRQLCAALSLSHCQGVGAPHPQDGRVLQALFFNSTRLQLRAPCQWEALEWRRLLWERVLAARPPHSQGEPPAPCEPVPDSATTRPLVRPTALPLFTQRCADVLKAGLLYQLSDLNNWSAFTFVLSRTQLQAFPTEGRGPVNEPVLQFPLASCLAVQRDEADGGNCARFQAIFPDQVLRLRAESEAKAQDWVEALRTAVAAQRPQGESSHQLAPPGVLMRSKPTRERWQKEAHRAKRQSVTTSFLSILTCLAVEKGLTAQSFRCAGCQRPVGLSRGKAKVCHYSGWYYCQSCHQDNLFLIPARLLHNWDTSRHKVSKQAKEFLEFIYEEPLLDVQQLNPCLYEHSEPLAAVLKLRQQLQSLRAYLFNCRATVAEDLRRRIFPREYLLQHIHLYSLADLQQVIDGKLAPFLSKVIKFASSHVYSCSLCREKGFICELCHDGQILYPFQENATKRCEGCGAVFHAECRMRAQPCPRCVRRELHKKPSSFWKKHNHCEDNDDLLSCFELDT